A single window of Mangifera indica cultivar Alphonso chromosome 18, CATAS_Mindica_2.1, whole genome shotgun sequence DNA harbors:
- the LOC123201418 gene encoding uncharacterized protein At2g39795, mitochondrial-like translates to MALNLMLRRLSSSVRPLAVRAVGSPRTFRSVISAVLSVEKGTLNRSHFLPFLQFSTKPSSDENLIRILESEIDCAEKPTGEEIPDGFPFKIQDNPGERTALLTREYQDEVIKVEVDMPNPDLGEDEDEGSNEDEANDRTSIPLVVNISKGNGMHLEFGVTAFPDEITIDSLSIKQPGDSEDQLAYEGPDFNDLDENLRKAFHKYLEIRGIKPSLTNFLHEYMINKDNREYLQWLNNLKKFVEK, encoded by the exons ATGGCGTTGAACTTGATGCTTCGCAGATTATCCTCCTCGGTCCGCCCTCTCGCTGTACGCGCCGTTGGATCACCAAGAACCTTCCGCAGCGTAATCTCCGCCGTTCTCAGTGTTGAAAAGGGCACTCTCAATCGGAGCCATTTTCTTCCCTTCCTACAGTTTTCTACCAAACCAAGCTCCGATGAGAACCTCATTCGAATCCTCGAGTCAGAGATTGACTGCGCTGAGAAACCTACC GGAGAAGAAATCCCAGATGGGTTTCCTTTCAAGATTCAGGACAATCCTGGAGAAAGGACCGCATTACTTACAAGAGAGTATCAGGATGAAGTTATCAAAGTGGAAGTTGACATGCCTAATCCTGATCTTGGGGAGGATGAAGATGAGGGTAGCAATGAAGATGAGGCTAATGATCGGACAAGTATTCCCTTGGTTGTCAATATATCAAAAGGAAATGGCATGCACCTGGAATTTGGTGTAACTGCCTTCCCTGATGAGATTACAATTGATAGCTTATCAATTAAGCAACCTGGAGATTCTGAAGATCAGCTTGCATATGAAGGGCCTGACTTCAA tGATTTGGATGAAAACCTGCGGAAGGCTTTCCATAAATATCTAGAGATAAGAGGGATCAAACCTAGCTTAACAAACTTCTTGCATGAGTACATGATCAACAAAGACAATAGAGAATACTTGCAGTGGTTGAATAACCTCAAGAAATTTGTTGAGAAGTAA
- the LOC123201597 gene encoding delta-1-pyrroline-5-carboxylate synthase-like → MDPSRAFVKDVRRLVIKVGTAVVTRGDGRLALGRLGALCEQVKELISKDYEIILVSSGAVGLGRQRLGYRKLINSSLDDLQKPQNELDGKACAAAGQSSLMALYDALFSQLDVTASQVLVTDSDFRNKDLRKQLSETVQSMLALKVIPIFNENDAISTRKAPYEDSSGIFWDNDSLAGLLALELKADLLILLSDVQGLYSGPPNEPNSRLIHTYVKEEQPEITFGDKSRVGRGGMTAKFNAAVCAAYSGIPVVITSGFATNSILKVLQGERVGTLFHKDAHLWISEKDDGAREMAVAARQCSRRLQALQSQDRRKILLDVADALEANESLIRAENEADITAAQEADYEKSLISRLALKPGKISSLAKSIRVLADMEDPIGYILRRTELADGLVLEKTSSPLGVLLIIFESRPDALVQIASLAIRSGNGLLLKGGKEAKRSNAILHKVITSAIPDTIGEKLIGLVTSREEITDLLKLDDVIDLVIPRGSNKLVSEIKESTKIPVLGHADGICHVYLDKSADMEMASRIVLDAKIDYPAACNAMETLLVHKDLSSNPKLNEIIIKLQREGVKLFGGPRASNLLNLPETRSFHHEYNSLACTIEIVDDVHAAINHIHQHGSAHTDCIVTENNEVAEIFLCQVDSAAVFHNASTRFCDGARFGLGAEVGISTGRIHARGPVGVEGLLTTRWILRGNGQVVNGDKGVIYTHKDLPLQS, encoded by the exons ATGGATCCTTCTCGAGCTTTCGTTAAGGACGTTAGGCGTCTTGTTATTAAG GTTGGAACAGCTGTGGTTACTCGTGGTGATGGAAGGTTAGCATTGGGCAGGCTTGGAGCTCTTTGTGAGCAG GTAAAAGAGCTAATTTCTAAAGATTATGAGATTATTTTGGTTTCTTCAGGCGCGGTTGGTCTTGGTCGCCAAAGACTAGGATATAGAAAATTGATCAATAGCAG TTTGGATGATCTCCAAAAGCCACAAAATGAGCTTGATGGGAAGGCTTGTGCAGCTGCCGGGCAGAGCAGTCTTATGGCTCTTTATGATGCATTATTTAGCCAG CTTGATGTCACTGCATCTCAAGTTCTCGTGACAGATAGTGATTTTAGGAATAAAGATCTCAGAAAGCAGCTCTCTGAAACTGTCCAATCGATGTTGGCTCTGAAAGTTATTCCCATTTTTAATGAGAATGATGCAATCAGTACTAGAAAAGCACCATATGAA GATTCCTCTGGCATATTTTGGGATAATGATAGTCTGGCAGGCCTTTTGGCTTTGGAACTAAAAGCTGACCTTCTTATTTTGCTGAGCGATGTACAGGGCCTATATAGTGGTCCTCCAAACGAGCCAAACTCAAGGCTGATCCATACATATGTAAAAGAAGAACAACCAGAAATAACATTTGGAGACAAGTCAAGGGTTGGAAGAGGGGGTATGACTGCTAAGTTTAATGCCGCTGTCTGCGCAGCTTATTCTGGTATCCCGGTTGTTATTACTAG TGGTTTTGCCACCAACAGTATCCTAAAGGTACTTCAGGGAGAGCGTGTTGGCACTCTCTTTCACAAAGATGCTCATTTATGGATTTCAGAGAAAGATGATGGTGCTCGTGAGATGGCAGTTGCAGCGCGGCAATGTTCTAGACGGCTTCAG GCTTTACAGTCTCAAGATAGGAGGAAAATTTTATTGGATGTAGCTGATGCCCTAGAAGCAAATGAAAGCTTGATTAGAGCTGAGAATGAGGCTGACATTACTGCTGCTCAAGAGGCTGATTATGAGAAATCACTAATATCTCGTCTGGCCTTGAAGCCTGGGAAG ATCTCTAGTCTTGCAAAATCCATCCGTGTACTAGCAGACATGGAAGATCCCATTGGTTATATTCTAAGGAGAACGGAG CTTGCAGATGGACTTGTCCTGGAGAAAACATCTAGTCCTTTGGGTGTCCTCTTGATTATATTTGAGTCTCGACCGGATGCCCTAGTCCAG ATAGCTTCATTGGCCATCCGTAGTGGAAATGGTCTGCTGCTGAAAGGAGGCAAAGAAGCTAAGCGATCAAATGCAATCCTGCACAAG GTCATTACTTCAGCCATCCCGGATACTATTGGTGAAAAACTTATTGGACTTGTGACTTCAAGAGAAGAGATTACTGATTTACTCAAG CTTGATGATGTTATAGATCTTGTTATTCCCAGAGGAAGCAATAAGCTTGTTTCTGAAATCAAGGAATCAACAAAAATTCCTGTTCTTGGTCATGCTG ATGGAATTTGTCATGTTTATCTTGATAAATCAGCCGACATGGAGATGGCATCACGCATTGTTTTGGatgcaaaaatagattatcctGCAGCCTGTAATGCTATG GAAACGCTTCTGGTACACAAGGATTTATCGAGTAATCCGAAACTCaatgagattatcataaaaCTTCAGCGCGAAG GTGTTAAATTATTTGGAGGTCCAAGAGCAAGCAATTTGTTAAATCTTCCAGAGACACGCTCTTTCCATCATGAGTATAATTCACTGGCTTGCACAATTGAAATTGTTGATGATGTTCACGCTGCCATTAACCATATACATCAACATGGAAG TGCTCATACTGATTGTATTGTCACAGAAAATAATGAAGTTGctgaaatatttttatgtcaAGTTGATAG TGCAGCAGTATTCCATAATGCAAGTACCCGATTCTGCGATGGGGCACGGTTTGGACTTGGTGCAGAG GTAGGGATAAGTACTGGCCGGATTCATGCTCGAGGTCCAGTCGGAGTTGAAGGGTTGCTTACAACTCGATG GATTTTGAGGGGGAATGGGCAGGTGGTCAATGGTGATAAAGGGGTCATTTACACACACAAGGATCTTCCCTTGCAGTCCTAG
- the LOC123201979 gene encoding uracil phosphoribosyltransferase-like, with protein MACSFNIFLRCSTDTRRFGDACRPQFQSPSPRSSLLLKLFPSVNHHSKKISYSCTSRRSFVTVKSHMATEEKPISEDRMLVFVPPHPLIKHWVSVLRNEQTPCPIFRNAMAELGRLLIYEASRDWLPTVTGEIQSPMCVASVEFVDPREPVALVPILRAGLALVEHATSILPATKTFHLGISRDEETLQPTIYLNKLPEKFPDGSRVFVVDPMLATGGTIVAAVNLLKECGVGNKQIKVISAVAAPPALQKLSEKFPGLHVYTGIIDPTVNDKGFIVPGLGDAGDRSFGT; from the exons ATGGCGTGCAGCTTTAATATATTTCTCCGGTGCTCCACCGATACGCGGCGTTTTGGTGACGCATGTCGTCCTCAGTTTCAATCTCCTAGCCCTCGCTCCTCTCTCCTGCTTAAACTCTTTCCCTCTGTCAATCATCACTCCAAGAAG ATCTCGTATTCGTGTACTTCGCGCCGTAGTTTTGTTACTGTGAAGTCACACATGGCCACGGAAGAGAAGCCTATTTCCGAGGACCGAATGCTT GTATTTGTGCCACCGCATCCGTTGATTAAGCACTGGGTTTCAGTTTTGAGAAATGAACAAACTCCTTGTCCCATTTTCA GGAATGCAATGGCTGAGTTGGGGAGGCTACTTATATATGAAGCTTCTAGGGATTGGTTG CCTACTGTCACCGGGGAAATTCAGTCACCTATGTGTGTTGCCTCAGTTGAATTTGTTGACCCACGAGAGCCTGTAGCG cTTGTTCCAATTCTGAGAGCTGGTCTTGCTCTTGTTGAGCATGCAACATCAATCTTGCCTGCAACAAAAACATTCCATCTCG GTATAAGCAGAGATGAAGAGACACTTCAGCCGACAATATATCTGAATAA GTTGCCTGAAAAGTTTCCAGATGGTTCACGAGTTTTTGTAGTAGACCCTATGCTTGCAACAG GTGGAACAATTGTTGCAGCTGTCAACCTCTTAAAGGAATGTGGGGTTGGAAACAAGCAAATTAAAGTG ATATCTGCTGTGGCTGCTCCTCCAGCCCTTCAAAAGCTCAGTGAGAAGTTCCCTGG GCTTCATGTCTACACTGGAATCATCGATCCTACTGTCAATGACAAAGG ATTTATAGTTCCTGGACTTGGAGATGCAGGAGATCGGAGCTTTGGTACATAG
- the LOC123201980 gene encoding PRA1 family protein A1-like isoform X2 codes for MDWGNVTAEDLIDALREVDWSNPPRPLSEFFSRFTLPRSSAKWNSRLKCNLYYYRTNYFIMIIFILGLGFLRRPLAIVAAILTALSIAFLNDSFAGTFSEKVTRTVRQFSPHLAAKMRPPLTPVIRGRPSAKRAIHICGRPRWVIVLIFSSGIEFSIVKLLHLLFSGLSFNCCCCYKIIIVAGLDFSAEAANICRSTRRL; via the exons ATGGATTGGGGAAACGTAACTGCAGAAGATCTGATCGACGCGCTCCGTGAGGTTGACTGGTCAAATCCGCCCCGTCCTCTCTCCGAATTCTTCTCCAGATTCACCCTCCCCCGATCATCTGCCAAATGGAACAGCCGACTAAAATGCAATCTCTACTA CTACCGAACAAACTACTTCatcatgattatttttattctgG gatTGGGTTTCCTCAGAAGGCCGCTTGCTATTGTTGCTGCTATTTTGACAGCGCTTAGCATTGCATTTCTGAATGACAG CTTTGCAGGCACTTTCAGTGAGAAGGTTACAAGAACTGTGAGACAATTCTCTCCACATCTAGCTGCCAAGATGAGGCCTCCTCTTAC ACCGGTGATTCGTGGACGTCCATCAGCTAAAAGGGCAATTCACATATGTGGTCGGCCTCGTTGGGTGATCGTCTTGATATTTTCTTctg ggATTGAATTTTCCATTGTGAAGCTTCTACATCTCCTCTTTTCTGGATTGAGCTTTAATTGCTGCTGTTGCTATAAAATAATTATCGTAGCAGGACTAGATTTCTCAGCTGAAGCTGCCAATATTTGCAGGTCCACCAGAAGGCTGTGA
- the LOC123201980 gene encoding PRA1 family protein A1-like isoform X1: MDWGNVTAEDLIDALREVDWSNPPRPLSEFFSRFTLPRSSAKWNSRLKCNLYYYRTNYFIMIIFILGLGFLRRPLAIVAAILTALSIAFLNDSFAGTFSEKVTRTVRQFSPHLAAKMRPPLTPVIRGRPSAKRAIHICGRPRWVIVLIFSSVSFILWYVSCGLLTVLWALAIGLLATILHASLRTPNLKARLNTFREEFRAVWRNYSEL, translated from the exons ATGGATTGGGGAAACGTAACTGCAGAAGATCTGATCGACGCGCTCCGTGAGGTTGACTGGTCAAATCCGCCCCGTCCTCTCTCCGAATTCTTCTCCAGATTCACCCTCCCCCGATCATCTGCCAAATGGAACAGCCGACTAAAATGCAATCTCTACTA CTACCGAACAAACTACTTCatcatgattatttttattctgG gatTGGGTTTCCTCAGAAGGCCGCTTGCTATTGTTGCTGCTATTTTGACAGCGCTTAGCATTGCATTTCTGAATGACAG CTTTGCAGGCACTTTCAGTGAGAAGGTTACAAGAACTGTGAGACAATTCTCTCCACATCTAGCTGCCAAGATGAGGCCTCCTCTTAC ACCGGTGATTCGTGGACGTCCATCAGCTAAAAGGGCAATTCACATATGTGGTCGGCCTCGTTGGGTGATCGTCTTGATATTTTCTTctg TGAGTTTCATCCTTTGGTATGTTTCCTGTGGTCTATTGACTGTCCTATGGGCACTTGCTATTGGACTTCTTG CCACTATCCTCCATGCAAGTTTAAGAACACCTAATTTGAAGGCACGTTTAAATACATTTCGGGAGGAATTCCGTGCAGTTTGGCGCAATTATAGCGAACTGTAG